The Setaria italica strain Yugu1 chromosome IX, Setaria_italica_v2.0, whole genome shotgun sequence genome has a window encoding:
- the LOC101760385 gene encoding transmembrane protein 256 homolog, whose translation MVAPMDPMLWHKVAAVSGVAALGLGTYGAHMFRPKNPAYKEVWHTASLYHLVHTAALLGAPITKRPNIFGGLLTAGIVFFSGTCYTVAYLEDRKFSSPAPLGGFAFIAAWASLLF comes from the exons ATGGTGGCGCCGATGGATCCGATGCTGTGGCACAAGGTGGCCGCCGTCTCCG GGGTTGCTGCTCTTGGACTCGGCACCTACGGCGCGCACATGTTCCGCCCCAAGAACCCCGCGTACAAGGAG GTTTGGCACACCGCGTCCCTGTACCATCTCGTCCACACCGCCGCGCTGCTCGGGGCTCCCATCACGAAACGCCCCAACATT TTCGGAGGGCTTCTCACGGCTGGAATCGTGTTCTTCTCTGGAAC GTGTTACACTGTGGCTTATCTCGAAGACAGGAAGTTTTCTTCACCAGCACCACTGGGTGGCTTTGCATTCATCGCCGCTTGGGCCAGCCTTCTCTTCTGA